From Coffea arabica cultivar ET-39 chromosome 2e, Coffea Arabica ET-39 HiFi, whole genome shotgun sequence, the proteins below share one genomic window:
- the LOC113729279 gene encoding uncharacterized protein has protein sequence MAALRQPFGGQSDITFPTFNKKSFSELFDNTVTSRPTFKVNAKVSSHRGEPAILFAQAGLEMLATPYKFALVGKFSKGRPKIEDLRKFFHSLDLKEEASAGLMDSRHVLIRLGTEIDFHRIWARGIWYVFGMPMRVFRWLPEFHVDREPSVVPIWFQLPKLPIHYFNKECLFQIVCCVGKPLFVDAATASGSRPSVARVCVEIDSLKSFPGRVWIGNGDHGGFWQHLVPENIPRYCSHCFWQGHDQVDCRFLHPVSRTE, from the coding sequence ATGGCCGCTCTCCGGCAACCATTCGGAGGGCAATCTGATATAACTTTTCCTACCTTTaacaaaaaatcattctctGAGCTATTTGATAATACGGTAACGTCGAGACCTACGTTCAAAGTCAATGCCAAGGTGTCGTCTCATAGAGGTGAACCAGCGATTTTGTTTGCACAAGCAGGTCTGGAGATGTTAGCTACGCCATATAAGTTTGCTTTGGTGGGGAAATTCTCGAAGGGAAGGCCTAAGATAGAGGATTTGAGGAAGTTTTTCCACTCGCTTGATCTAAAAGAGGAAGCTTCGGCTGGTTTGATGGATTCCAGACATGTTTTAATAAGGCTGGGCACAGAGATAGATTTTCATAGAATATGGGCAAGGGGTATCTGGTATGTTTTTGGGATGCCAATGAGGGTTTTCCGGTGGTTGCCAGAGTTTCATGTTGACCGTGAGCCATCAGTAGTTCCAATATGGTTCCAATTGCCAAAGCTACCAATTCATTACTTTAACAAGGAatgcttgtttcaaattgtTTGCTGTGTGGGCAAGCCACTATTTGTTGATGCAGCCACGGCTTCTGGCTCTCGTCCAAGTGTGGCGAGAGTCTGTGTGGAGATTGATTCGCTTAAGTCGTTTCCAGGTAGAGTATGGATTGGCAATGGGGATCATGGGGGTTTTTGGCAGCACTTGGTTCCAGAAAATATCCCTAGGTATTGTTCCCATTGTTTTTGGCAAGGACATGATCAGGTTGACTGTCGTTTCCTCCACCCAGTATCTCGGACAGAATAG
- the LOC113732642 gene encoding GDP-mannose 3,5-epimerase 2 isoform X1 — protein sequence MNFTAIQLSLSPLSQLSVLCPLFLWKLFPSAKFKRCRMGSASAGETNYGAYTYERLEREPYWPSGKLRICITGAGGFIASHIARRLKTEGHYIVASDWKKNEHMTEDMFCHEFHLVDLRVMENCLMVTKAVDHVFNLAADMGGMGFIQSNHSVIMYNNTMISFNMIEAARINGVKRFFYASSACIYPEFKQLDTNVSLKESDAWPAEPQDAYGLEKLATEELCKHYNKDFGIECRIGRFHNIYGPFGTWKGGREKAPAAFCRKAITSTDKFEMWGDGLQTRSFTFIDECVEGVLRLTKSDFREPVNIGSDEMVSMNEMAEIVLSFEDKKLPIHHIPGPEGVRGRNSDNTLIKEKLGWAPSMRLKDGLRITYFWIKKQIEKEKGHGVDLSIYGTSKVVGTQAPVQLGSLRAADGKE from the exons ATGAACTTTACAGCcattcaactctctctctctcccctatCTCAGCTTAGTGTACTGTGCCCCCTCTTCTTGTGGAAACTCTTCCCCTCTGCGAAATTTAAG AGATGCAGAATGGGAAGCGCAAGCGCAGGAGAAACTAATTATGGTGCATACACATATGAAAGACTCGAGAGAGAACCTTACTGGCCCTCAGGGAAGCTAAGGATATGTATCACTGGGGCTGGTGGTTTCATTGCTTCCCACATTGCCCGTCGTTTGAAAACTGAGGGACACTATATTGTTGCTTCTGACTGGAAGAAAAATGAGCACATGACAGAGGATATGTTCTGTCATGAGTTTCATCTTGTTGATCTCAGGGTCATGGAAAATTGCTTGATGGTCACTAAAGCAGTTGATCATGTCTTCAATCTTGCTGCTGATATGGGTGGAATGGGCTTTATTCAGTCCAATCACTCTGTTATTATGTATAATAACACAATGATCAGCTTTAACATGATTGAGGCTGCCAGGATTAATGGAGTAAAGAG GTTCTTCTATGCTTCCAGTGCTTGCATTTATCCTGAATTCAAGCAATTGGACACAAATGTAAGCCTGAAGGAATCTGATGCATGGCCTGCAGAG CCTCAAGATGCATATGGCCTGGAGAAACTTGCAACCGAAGAGTTGTGCAAGCACTATAACAAAGACTTTGGCATTGAGTGTCGTATTGGAAGGTTCCATAACATATATGGTCCATTTGGAACATGGAAAG GTGGGAGGGAAAAGGCTCCAGCTGCTTTCTGTAGAAAAGCAATTACTTCAACAGATAAGTTTGAGATGTGGGGAGATGGACTACAAACACGTTCATTCACTTTCATCGATGAATGCGTTGAAGGTGTTCTTAG ACTGACAAAGTCTGACTTCCGTGAGCCAGTAAATATTGGTAGTGATGAAATGGTAAGCATGAATGAAATGGCTGAGATTGTTCTTAGCTTTGAGGACAAGAAGCTGCCCATCCACCACATTCCTGGCCCTGAAGGTGTTCGTGGTCGTAATTCCGATAACACTCTAATCAAGGAAAAACTTGGTTGGGCTCCCAGTATGAGACTCAAG GATGGGCTGAGAATTACATACTTTTGGATTAAAAAGCaaattgaaaaggagaaaggtCACGGTGTGGATTTATCAATCTATGGGACTTCTAAGGTTGTGGGAACACAGGCTCCAGTGCAGCTTGGGTCACTTCGCGCTGCTGATGGCAAGGAGTGA
- the LOC113732642 gene encoding GDP-mannose 3,5-epimerase 2 isoform X2, which translates to MGSASAGETNYGAYTYERLEREPYWPSGKLRICITGAGGFIASHIARRLKTEGHYIVASDWKKNEHMTEDMFCHEFHLVDLRVMENCLMVTKAVDHVFNLAADMGGMGFIQSNHSVIMYNNTMISFNMIEAARINGVKRFFYASSACIYPEFKQLDTNVSLKESDAWPAEPQDAYGLEKLATEELCKHYNKDFGIECRIGRFHNIYGPFGTWKGGREKAPAAFCRKAITSTDKFEMWGDGLQTRSFTFIDECVEGVLRLTKSDFREPVNIGSDEMVSMNEMAEIVLSFEDKKLPIHHIPGPEGVRGRNSDNTLIKEKLGWAPSMRLKDGLRITYFWIKKQIEKEKGHGVDLSIYGTSKVVGTQAPVQLGSLRAADGKE; encoded by the exons ATGGGAAGCGCAAGCGCAGGAGAAACTAATTATGGTGCATACACATATGAAAGACTCGAGAGAGAACCTTACTGGCCCTCAGGGAAGCTAAGGATATGTATCACTGGGGCTGGTGGTTTCATTGCTTCCCACATTGCCCGTCGTTTGAAAACTGAGGGACACTATATTGTTGCTTCTGACTGGAAGAAAAATGAGCACATGACAGAGGATATGTTCTGTCATGAGTTTCATCTTGTTGATCTCAGGGTCATGGAAAATTGCTTGATGGTCACTAAAGCAGTTGATCATGTCTTCAATCTTGCTGCTGATATGGGTGGAATGGGCTTTATTCAGTCCAATCACTCTGTTATTATGTATAATAACACAATGATCAGCTTTAACATGATTGAGGCTGCCAGGATTAATGGAGTAAAGAG GTTCTTCTATGCTTCCAGTGCTTGCATTTATCCTGAATTCAAGCAATTGGACACAAATGTAAGCCTGAAGGAATCTGATGCATGGCCTGCAGAG CCTCAAGATGCATATGGCCTGGAGAAACTTGCAACCGAAGAGTTGTGCAAGCACTATAACAAAGACTTTGGCATTGAGTGTCGTATTGGAAGGTTCCATAACATATATGGTCCATTTGGAACATGGAAAG GTGGGAGGGAAAAGGCTCCAGCTGCTTTCTGTAGAAAAGCAATTACTTCAACAGATAAGTTTGAGATGTGGGGAGATGGACTACAAACACGTTCATTCACTTTCATCGATGAATGCGTTGAAGGTGTTCTTAG ACTGACAAAGTCTGACTTCCGTGAGCCAGTAAATATTGGTAGTGATGAAATGGTAAGCATGAATGAAATGGCTGAGATTGTTCTTAGCTTTGAGGACAAGAAGCTGCCCATCCACCACATTCCTGGCCCTGAAGGTGTTCGTGGTCGTAATTCCGATAACACTCTAATCAAGGAAAAACTTGGTTGGGCTCCCAGTATGAGACTCAAG GATGGGCTGAGAATTACATACTTTTGGATTAAAAAGCaaattgaaaaggagaaaggtCACGGTGTGGATTTATCAATCTATGGGACTTCTAAGGTTGTGGGAACACAGGCTCCAGTGCAGCTTGGGTCACTTCGCGCTGCTGATGGCAAGGAGTGA